One window of the Clostridium sp. MB40-C1 genome contains the following:
- the pulA gene encoding type I pullulanase encodes MNLFKIKILGFSKILIEISNQDYFNINDLIITNNNNFLPIVNFSKTNENSFVLFLKENINIKYYTYITYKGVTLKALYKDLFSTNEFNNKFYYDGELGLFYYENYSTFKLWSPASSSVSVLIYESGDPSISEVPKEYPMHEDNGVWKITINDNLKNLFYTYKINVYNNTNEVVDPYAKAVGINGLRGAIIDLKETNPIDFDKDIYYTFYHNTDAIIYEISIRDISSHTTSTAINKGKFLALTENSNCLNHIKDLGITHVQIMPCFDFSYTCLDEKKPSKNYNWGYNPQNYNVPEGSYSSNPYDPKCRIIEIKKMIQHLHNNNILVNMDVVYNHLFHKSENIFEKIFPGYYFRLNDYGEFSDGSGCGNDTASEHKMMRKFIIDSLLYWVKEYHIDGFRFDLMGIHDVDTIKSIYNTLKNFNKHIMLYGEGWDLNTLLDKNLKATEKNAEALPGIGFFNETIRDTIKGNVFSQNDRGFVSGKKGLENILKYCITACCFSNESIEKRYVTPEQSINYVSCHDNYTLWDKLQFSNKNDSVNDRKYMVKLSNGIILTSQGVPFLHSGVEFCRTKNGSENSFNSGDIINSLNYNRKTEFIDVYEYHRGLIKLRKEHPAFRMYSTEDIKNHLEFLSNPADNTIGFIIKNHANNDAWNTILVIYNPNKYDVTFNIPYSTWYKVVNKYKVSTTTPLETIVGDTINVESISMVVMYSKK; translated from the coding sequence ACTACACTTATATAACCTATAAAGGAGTAACTCTAAAAGCTTTATATAAAGACTTATTTTCTACAAATGAGTTCAATAATAAATTTTATTATGATGGAGAATTAGGACTATTTTACTATGAAAATTATTCTACATTTAAACTATGGTCACCTGCCTCTTCTTCTGTATCTGTTTTAATATATGAAAGTGGTGATCCTTCAATTTCTGAAGTACCTAAAGAATATCCTATGCATGAAGATAATGGTGTTTGGAAAATAACTATAAATGATAATTTAAAAAATTTATTCTATACTTACAAAATAAATGTGTATAACAATACTAATGAAGTTGTTGACCCCTATGCTAAAGCAGTAGGTATAAATGGTCTAAGAGGTGCAATTATCGATTTAAAAGAAACTAATCCTATTGATTTTGATAAAGATATATACTATACATTTTACCATAATACAGATGCAATAATCTATGAAATTAGCATTAGGGATATTTCTTCTCATACCACTAGCACAGCTATAAATAAAGGTAAATTTTTAGCTCTTACTGAAAATTCAAATTGTTTGAACCATATCAAAGACTTAGGAATTACTCATGTACAAATTATGCCTTGTTTTGATTTTAGTTACACATGTTTAGATGAAAAAAAACCATCTAAAAACTATAATTGGGGATATAATCCTCAAAACTACAATGTTCCAGAAGGATCTTATTCATCTAATCCTTATGATCCTAAATGTCGAATTATAGAAATAAAAAAAATGATACAACACTTACACAATAATAATATCCTAGTTAATATGGATGTAGTATATAATCATTTATTTCATAAATCAGAAAATATTTTTGAAAAAATATTCCCAGGATATTATTTTAGACTTAATGATTATGGTGAATTTTCTGATGGTTCTGGTTGTGGAAATGACACTGCTTCCGAACACAAAATGATGAGAAAATTTATTATTGATTCTCTCTTATATTGGGTGAAAGAATACCATATAGATGGATTTAGATTTGATCTTATGGGTATACACGATGTTGATACTATAAAATCTATTTATAATACTCTTAAAAACTTTAACAAGCATATAATGCTATATGGTGAAGGGTGGGATCTTAACACTTTATTAGATAAAAACTTAAAAGCCACCGAAAAAAACGCTGAAGCTTTACCAGGTATAGGCTTTTTTAATGAAACTATAAGAGATACTATAAAAGGTAATGTTTTCTCTCAAAATGATAGAGGCTTTGTTAGTGGAAAAAAAGGGTTAGAAAATATATTAAAATACTGTATTACAGCTTGCTGCTTTTCTAATGAAAGCATAGAAAAAAGATATGTAACACCTGAACAGTCAATAAATTACGTATCTTGTCATGATAATTATACCTTATGGGATAAACTTCAGTTTAGTAATAAAAATGATAGTGTAAATGATAGAAAATACATGGTAAAACTTTCCAACGGAATCATATTAACTAGTCAGGGAGTTCCTTTTTTACACTCAGGAGTTGAATTCTGTAGGACAAAAAATGGATCTGAAAATAGTTTTAACTCAGGTGATATTATAAATAGTTTAAATTATAATAGAAAAACTGAGTTTATTGATGTTTATGAATATCATAGAGGATTAATAAAGCTAAGAAAAGAACACCCAGCATTTAGAATGTATTCTACTGAAGATATAAAAAATCACTTAGAATTTTTATCTAATCCCGCTGATAACACTATAGGATTTATAATAAAAAATCATGCTAATAATGATGCTTGGAATACCATTCTAGTCATATATAATCCCAATAAATATGACGTGACATTTAATATACCTTATAGTACTTGGTATAAAGTTGTTAATAAATATAAGGTCTCAACCACTACCCCCTTAGAAACAATAGTTGGTGACACAATTAATGTTGAAAGTATATCTATGGTTGTGATGTATTCAAAAAAATAA